The proteins below come from a single Deinococcus aerolatus genomic window:
- a CDS encoding nucleoside hydrolase: MRGMTAAPAAPVILDGDPGHDDAINFLLALASPEFQVLGLTTVFGNVGLERTTRNALIVRELSGANVPVYAGADRPLVSPRISAEAVHGQSGMDGPHLPVPARDAEAEHAARFIIRQVRARPGEVTLVPTGPLTNVALAFRLAPDIAGLVRRVVWMGGSTDTGNWTPAAEFNALADPHAAHIVFSSGVPLTMFGLNVTHQAIAHPARVAAFRALGTRVGEFAAVLLEFFAEHHRERYGWDGGALHDPMTVAWLLRPELFVSRPMHVELDLTGGPSAGRTLADVWRVMGRAPNAEVVTNVDADGFFALLVERLGRYP; this comes from the coding sequence ATGCGGGGCATGACCGCTGCCCCTGCCGCGCCCGTGATTCTGGACGGTGACCCCGGCCACGACGACGCCATCAACTTCCTGCTGGCCCTGGCCAGCCCCGAGTTTCAGGTGCTGGGCCTGACCACCGTGTTCGGCAACGTGGGCCTGGAGCGCACGACCCGCAACGCGCTGATCGTGCGCGAGCTGAGCGGGGCCAACGTGCCGGTGTACGCCGGGGCGGACCGCCCGCTGGTCTCGCCGCGCATCAGCGCCGAGGCGGTGCATGGTCAGAGCGGCATGGACGGCCCCCACCTGCCGGTCCCGGCGCGCGACGCGGAGGCCGAACACGCCGCGCGCTTCATCATCCGGCAGGTGCGCGCCCGCCCCGGCGAGGTCACGCTGGTGCCGACCGGGCCGCTCACGAACGTGGCGCTGGCTTTCCGGCTGGCCCCGGACATCGCGGGGCTGGTCCGGCGGGTGGTGTGGATGGGCGGCAGCACCGACACCGGCAACTGGACGCCCGCCGCCGAGTTCAACGCATTGGCGGACCCGCACGCCGCGCACATCGTCTTCAGCTCTGGCGTGCCGCTGACCATGTTCGGCCTGAACGTGACCCACCAGGCCATCGCGCATCCGGCCCGCGTGGCCGCCTTCCGGGCGCTGGGCACGCGGGTGGGCGAGTTCGCGGCAGTGCTGCTGGAATTCTTCGCCGAACACCACCGCGAGCGTTACGGCTGGGACGGGGGTGCCCTGCACGATCCCATGACCGTGGCGTGGCTGCTGCGCCCGGAGCTGTTCGTGTCGCGGCCCATGCACGTCGAGCTGGACCTGACGGGCGGTCCCTCGGCGGGCCGCACGCTGGCCGACGTGTGGAGGGTGATGGGCCGGGCACCCAACGCTGAGGTGGTGACCAACGTGGACGCGGACGGCTTTTTTGCCCTGCTGGTGGAGCGCCTGGGCCGTTACCCCTGA
- a CDS encoding PH domain-containing protein: protein MKIPLAAARAPALLRAVTWGVPVLLVVVAFLPDEDNTPLLQGAIIVLALVIFAWFQLAPRRLAYTLTSDAVVIQRMLNQTRLPYAGLSARRTAGVLGLRTFGTGLPGYLTGHFTLAHDGQGVSRVRAAASTGQGGVLLCSGDADYFLTPANPDAFLTELTRRGAQVAA, encoded by the coding sequence ATGAAGATTCCGCTGGCGGCAGCCCGCGCCCCGGCGCTGCTGCGTGCCGTGACCTGGGGCGTTCCGGTACTCCTCGTTGTGGTGGCGTTTCTTCCTGATGAGGACAATACCCCGCTTTTGCAGGGCGCAATCATTGTCCTGGCGCTGGTCATCTTCGCGTGGTTCCAGCTGGCCCCGCGCCGCCTGGCCTACACCCTGACCTCCGACGCCGTGGTGATCCAGCGGATGCTGAACCAGACCCGGCTGCCCTACGCGGGCCTCAGCGCCCGCCGGACCGCTGGCGTGCTGGGTCTCCGTACCTTCGGAACCGGGCTGCCGGGCTACCTGACCGGGCACTTCACGCTGGCCCACGACGGGCAGGGGGTCAGCCGCGTGCGGGCCGCCGCGTCTACCGGACAGGGCGGCGTGCTGCTGTGCTCCGGGGACGCCGACTATTTCCTGACGCCGGCCAACCCCGACGCCTTTCTGACCGAGCTGACGCGGCGCGGCGCACAGGTGGCCGCATGA
- a CDS encoding RelA/SpoT family protein: protein MPELRALVMDRPAPEVDGIERAYAFSRDAHAGVNRKSGEPYITHPVAVAVILARLGMDSDSVMAGLLHDTVEDVDGVTFEQIEAQFGRDVARIVEGETKVSKLSKQGSQSAVVSDAGRDLQAENLRQMLIAMTDDIRIIVVKLADRLHNMRTLASMRPDKQVRIARETMDIFAPLAHRLGIGQIKWELEDLSFRYLYPDDYAYLQSRLQSRQDERDTLIGEAVTQLDEALRDDLELPEWVADIDISGRSKHLWSVHCKMQREGKGLEQIFDLLAIRVIVTPRDLVVPEGTDDKRREKAEATREKRICYHTVSIVHSMWTPLPGRFKDYIAVPKPNGYQSLHTTVISQSGQPIEVQIRSRRMHEVAEYGVAAHWMYKQGSQLAQKDRENWIAQLRELQDEINDASDYMDAVKSDILGQRVRVFTPRGLAISLPAGSTPIDFAYHIHSRIGETTVGARVNGSIVPLAHKLGNGDMVEIVTSKNGHPSKDWLNFAVTRSARAKIRHHFRLLEREDARQRGHDQLERHLRKRQLPVRQLMRTKLLEEAAQKLLSTRNPDDLYFAISAGKLTPAAVGRVLSPRLASEQGAAPGRRAPQPRPPETGGVYVEGFTTTTKLSLCCSPIRGDQIMGYLTRGRGVSIHRIDCPNMIRLLKDEPERCVAASWDAGLPGLTLVDLDVLAPDRQGLLADILGVLSAEKRSPLKVEANVGLDNVAHILLRLGVRGNADLEHVRAAIGRVPGVTGIVRLGKNGARGRQSGASA, encoded by the coding sequence ATGCCGGAGCTGCGGGCGCTGGTGATGGACCGCCCGGCCCCCGAGGTCGACGGCATCGAGCGCGCCTACGCCTTCTCGCGTGACGCCCATGCCGGGGTCAACCGCAAGAGCGGCGAGCCGTACATCACGCACCCGGTGGCGGTGGCGGTGATTCTGGCGCGGCTGGGCATGGACAGTGACAGCGTCATGGCGGGGCTGCTGCACGACACGGTCGAGGACGTGGACGGCGTGACCTTCGAGCAGATCGAGGCGCAGTTCGGCCGCGACGTGGCCCGCATCGTGGAGGGCGAGACCAAGGTCAGCAAGCTGAGCAAGCAGGGCTCACAGTCGGCCGTGGTCAGCGACGCCGGGCGCGACCTGCAGGCCGAGAACCTGCGCCAGATGCTGATCGCCATGACCGACGACATCCGCATCATCGTGGTCAAGCTGGCCGACCGCCTGCACAACATGCGCACGCTGGCCAGCATGCGCCCCGACAAGCAGGTCCGGATCGCGCGCGAGACCATGGACATCTTTGCGCCGCTGGCGCACCGGCTGGGCATCGGGCAGATCAAGTGGGAACTGGAGGACCTGAGCTTCCGCTACCTGTACCCCGACGACTACGCCTACCTGCAAAGCCGCCTGCAAAGCCGCCAGGACGAGCGCGACACCCTGATCGGCGAGGCGGTCACCCAGCTGGACGAGGCGCTACGCGACGACCTGGAACTGCCCGAGTGGGTGGCCGATATTGACATTTCCGGGCGCAGCAAGCACCTGTGGAGCGTTCACTGCAAGATGCAGCGCGAGGGCAAGGGCCTGGAGCAGATCTTTGACCTGCTGGCGATCCGCGTGATCGTGACCCCGCGTGACCTGGTGGTTCCCGAAGGCACCGACGACAAACGGCGCGAGAAGGCCGAGGCCACCCGCGAAAAGCGCATCTGCTACCACACCGTCTCGATCGTGCACAGCATGTGGACCCCGCTGCCGGGGCGTTTCAAGGACTACATCGCGGTGCCCAAGCCCAACGGCTACCAGTCGCTGCACACCACCGTGATCAGCCAGAGCGGCCAGCCGATTGAGGTGCAGATCCGTTCGCGGCGCATGCACGAGGTGGCCGAGTACGGCGTGGCGGCCCACTGGATGTACAAGCAGGGCTCGCAGCTGGCGCAGAAGGACCGCGAGAACTGGATTGCCCAGCTGCGTGAGCTGCAGGACGAGATCAACGACGCCAGCGACTACATGGACGCGGTCAAGTCCGACATCCTGGGCCAGCGGGTGCGGGTCTTCACGCCGCGCGGACTGGCGATCAGCCTGCCGGCGGGCAGCACGCCCATCGATTTCGCGTACCACATCCACAGCCGCATCGGGGAAACCACCGTAGGGGCGCGGGTCAACGGCAGCATCGTGCCGCTGGCGCACAAGCTGGGCAACGGCGACATGGTGGAGATCGTGACCAGCAAGAACGGCCACCCCAGCAAGGACTGGCTGAACTTCGCCGTGACCCGCAGCGCCCGCGCCAAGATCCGCCACCACTTCCGGCTGCTGGAGCGCGAGGACGCCCGGCAGCGCGGTCACGATCAGCTCGAACGCCACCTGCGCAAGCGCCAGCTGCCGGTGCGCCAGCTGATGCGCACCAAGCTGCTGGAAGAGGCCGCCCAGAAACTGCTGAGCACCCGCAACCCCGATGACCTGTACTTCGCCATCAGCGCGGGCAAGCTGACGCCGGCGGCCGTGGGCCGGGTGCTGTCGCCCCGGCTGGCCAGCGAGCAGGGGGCCGCGCCGGGCCGCCGCGCGCCGCAGCCGCGCCCGCCCGAGACCGGCGGCGTGTACGTGGAGGGCTTTACCACCACCACCAAGCTGAGCCTGTGCTGCAGCCCGATCCGCGGCGACCAGATCATGGGCTACCTGACGCGCGGCCGGGGCGTCAGTATTCACCGCATCGACTGTCCCAACATGATCCGGCTGCTCAAGGACGAGCCCGAGCGCTGCGTGGCCGCGAGCTGGGACGCGGGCCTGCCGGGCCTGACCCTGGTGGATCTGGACGTGCTGGCCCCGGACCGCCAGGGGCTGCTGGCCGACATCCTGGGGGTGCTGAGCGCCGAGAAGCGCAGTCCGCTGAAGGTGGAGGCCAACGTGGGCCTGGACAACGTGGCCCACATCCTGCTGCGGCTGGGCGTGCGCGGCAACGCCGACCTGGAACACGTGCGCGCCGCCATTGGCCGGGTGCCGGGCGTCACCGGCATCGTGCGGCTGGGCAAGAACGGGGCGCGCGGCCGTCAGAGCGGGGCCAGCGCGTGA
- a CDS encoding DNA topoisomerase subunit B: MTKLEDQNAASAKPATQSRVVGGPDAQYTAADISVLKGLEAVRKRPGMYVQGGTGVDGYHQLLTEIIDNAIDEGTAGFADEIHVIMHADGSATVTDNGRGIPVDMMESEGRPAIEVIFTELHAGGKFGQGAYKVSGGLHGVGSSVVNALSTYLDVTVNKGGKLHHIRFEQGVVTTPLEVLGNTPSDVEWATRVSFHPDAGVFKEFDNAFSYDRIRGRLRELAYLTGLKIVIRDERRELHAGEVREEVFYEQGGIANFARALVTDDTKLLYDQPIVMRGTHSDVVVEVAFIHANTYSSDNILTYANMIRTRDGGTPLTGFKTAYTRILNKYAKDKNMIKSGNPVPSGDDLLEGIYCVVSVQLGEPQFESQAKVKLLNSEAQTAVNAVVGEKFAEFLEENPKVGKTIVEKAAEAARAREAARKARDIVRRSNPLENDDLPGKLADCSSQDPAESELFIVEGISAGGSAKGGRERRFQAILPLRGKILNVEKAELNKILKNAEIRALIAAIGAGVEGTGDRMHFDLSNLRYHKIVIMTDADMDGGHIATLLLTFFYRYMRPIVEAGYLYIAQPPLYRITVGREKKGAYLYDENALKVAVAAANKEGKKYDIQRFKGLGEMNADQLWDTTMNPETRAMKRVGIEDLIVANEVFEDLMGNEVAPRKLFIQENARFAEISV, translated from the coding sequence ATGACCAAACTTGAAGACCAGAACGCCGCTTCCGCCAAACCCGCAACGCAGTCCCGCGTCGTGGGCGGCCCGGATGCCCAGTACACCGCCGCCGACATCTCGGTCCTCAAGGGCCTCGAAGCCGTGCGCAAGCGGCCCGGCATGTACGTGCAGGGCGGAACCGGCGTCGACGGCTACCACCAGTTGCTGACCGAGATCATCGACAACGCCATTGACGAGGGCACCGCCGGTTTCGCCGACGAGATCCACGTCATCATGCACGCCGACGGCAGCGCCACCGTCACCGACAACGGGCGCGGCATTCCGGTGGACATGATGGAGTCCGAGGGCCGCCCCGCCATCGAGGTGATCTTTACCGAGCTGCACGCCGGAGGCAAGTTCGGCCAGGGCGCCTACAAGGTCTCGGGCGGCCTGCACGGCGTCGGTTCCAGCGTGGTGAACGCGCTGAGTACCTACCTCGACGTGACCGTCAACAAGGGCGGCAAGCTGCACCACATCCGTTTCGAGCAGGGTGTGGTCACCACGCCGCTGGAGGTGCTGGGCAATACGCCCAGTGACGTCGAGTGGGCCACCCGGGTCAGCTTCCACCCCGACGCGGGCGTGTTCAAGGAGTTCGACAACGCGTTTTCCTATGACCGCATCCGGGGCCGCCTGCGGGAGCTGGCATACCTGACCGGCCTGAAGATCGTGATCCGCGACGAGCGCCGCGAGCTGCATGCCGGCGAGGTCCGCGAGGAAGTGTTCTACGAGCAGGGCGGCATCGCCAACTTTGCCCGCGCGCTGGTCACCGACGACACCAAGCTGCTGTATGACCAGCCCATCGTGATGCGCGGCACCCACAGCGACGTGGTGGTGGAAGTGGCGTTCATTCATGCCAACACCTACTCGTCGGACAACATCCTGACCTACGCCAACATGATCCGCACCCGTGACGGCGGCACGCCGCTGACCGGGTTCAAGACCGCCTACACCCGGATTCTGAACAAGTACGCCAAAGACAAGAACATGATCAAGTCCGGCAACCCGGTGCCCAGTGGCGACGATCTGCTGGAGGGCATCTACTGCGTGGTCAGCGTGCAGCTCGGCGAGCCGCAGTTCGAGTCGCAGGCCAAGGTCAAGCTGCTGAACAGCGAGGCGCAGACAGCCGTCAACGCCGTGGTGGGCGAGAAGTTCGCCGAGTTCCTCGAGGAAAACCCCAAGGTGGGCAAGACCATCGTGGAGAAGGCCGCCGAGGCCGCCCGCGCGCGTGAAGCCGCCCGCAAGGCCCGCGACATCGTGCGCCGCAGCAACCCGCTGGAAAACGACGACCTGCCCGGCAAGCTGGCCGACTGCTCCTCACAGGACCCGGCCGAGTCCGAACTGTTCATCGTGGAAGGCATCAGCGCGGGCGGCAGCGCCAAGGGCGGGCGTGAACGCCGGTTCCAGGCCATCTTGCCCCTGCGCGGCAAGATCCTCAATGTGGAAAAGGCCGAGCTGAACAAGATTCTCAAGAACGCCGAGATCCGGGCGCTGATCGCCGCCATCGGCGCGGGCGTGGAGGGCACCGGCGACCGGATGCACTTTGACCTGTCCAACCTGCGCTACCACAAGATCGTGATCATGACCGACGCGGACATGGACGGCGGGCACATCGCCACGCTGCTGCTGACCTTCTTCTACCGCTACATGCGCCCCATCGTGGAGGCGGGCTACCTGTACATCGCCCAGCCCCCGCTGTACCGCATTACAGTGGGCCGCGAGAAGAAGGGCGCCTACCTGTACGACGAGAATGCCCTGAAGGTGGCGGTCGCCGCCGCCAACAAGGAAGGCAAGAAGTACGACATCCAGCGCTTCAAGGGCCTGGGCGAGATGAACGCCGATCAGCTGTGGGACACCACCATGAACCCCGAGACCCGCGCCATGAAGCGCGTGGGCATCGAGGACCTGATCGTCGCCAACGAGGTGTTCGAGGACCTGATGGGCAACGAGGTGGCGCCGCGCAAACTGTTCATTCAGGAAAACGCCCGCTTCGCCGAGATCAGCGTCTAG
- the pdxY gene encoding pyridoxal kinase PdxY → MTLSPEAPTPTSQPLRVLSIQSWVSYGHVGNAAAVFPLQRLGIEAWAIHTVQFSNHTGYGAWTGAVFPPESIAELVDGIEARGVLPGCSGVLSGYMGSGGTVAAVVEAVRRVRAANPAALYCCDPVMGDVGRGVFVRPELPELIAAQALAAADVVTPNQFELELLTGRTVQTLAQALEAAHELRGRLNAGGPRIVVVTSLVRADAPADQIETLAVTGEGAWLCRTPLLPLDPPRNGTGDVMAALFYGHYLGSRDVARSLSLSMSALYGLLKRTHDHGSREVMLVAAQEELTAPSQVFTAEQVA, encoded by the coding sequence ATGACCCTGTCTCCCGAGGCCCCTACGCCCACGTCCCAGCCCCTGCGCGTCCTGAGCATCCAGTCGTGGGTCAGTTACGGGCACGTCGGCAACGCCGCGGCCGTGTTTCCCCTGCAGCGCCTGGGCATCGAGGCCTGGGCCATCCACACCGTGCAGTTTTCCAACCACACCGGCTACGGCGCGTGGACCGGGGCCGTGTTTCCGCCCGAGAGCATCGCCGAACTGGTGGACGGCATCGAGGCGCGCGGGGTCCTGCCCGGCTGCAGCGGCGTGCTGAGCGGCTACATGGGCTCGGGCGGTACGGTCGCGGCGGTGGTGGAGGCGGTGCGGCGCGTGCGGGCGGCCAACCCGGCGGCGCTGTACTGCTGCGATCCGGTGATGGGCGACGTGGGGCGCGGCGTGTTCGTGCGCCCCGAACTGCCGGAGCTGATCGCGGCGCAGGCGCTGGCGGCCGCCGACGTCGTGACCCCCAACCAGTTCGAGCTGGAGCTGCTGACCGGCCGCACGGTCCAGACGCTGGCGCAGGCGCTGGAGGCGGCCCACGAGCTGCGCGGGCGGCTGAATGCCGGCGGCCCGCGCATCGTGGTGGTGACCAGCCTGGTGCGCGCCGACGCCCCGGCCGATCAGATCGAGACGCTGGCGGTGACCGGGGAGGGCGCGTGGCTGTGCCGCACGCCTTTGCTGCCGCTGGACCCGCCCCGCAACGGCACCGGGGACGTGATGGCCGCGCTGTTCTACGGACATTACCTGGGTTCGCGCGACGTGGCCCGGTCTCTGAGCCTGTCGATGAGCGCGCTGTACGGCCTGCTGAAACGCACCCACGACCACGGCAGCCGCGAGGTCATGCTGGTGGCCGCGCAGGAGGAGCTGACTGCCCCCTCACAGGTGTTCACGGCCGAACAGGTCGCCTGA
- the rnr gene encoding ribonuclease R yields the protein MAMAEPVQTEPPQPEVAPHTARKPRKAANQTQALAAAVEPVPAEVEVAPAPAPLPTKMKRTRKAPAAETAPVAQPEPELPEPEPEVPAAPKRRGRKPAAQAQAQPVTAPAAEAPVVETPVVEAGAGQAAPDTEAPKARRGRKPRKTGAEPVEPETAPVDIGAAPPEPAQPEQLQAEADGPLILEVPRKTRGRRKAQPDSPLPEILSGVEAVNPAATAATQVVAAPEAVPAVDSVLAVQEAAAAQPEPKPRGRGGRGKRAQSQEPAAPSAPDQTTPAQDAPTGAQAEAAAETADAQELQDAQPSSPERDLVVTQLRKLGRPVHVRDLERTFTRQAINRIGGWRELEELLDALVEEGQVIRTRKKTYGLPEAMSLVRGRFQASAAGFGFVVPDSGGDDFYIAAEQTMEAWNGDIVLVRMEGRGDTGRSENGRGSGGPRRGQKGDGSPRASVVRIVQRAYRQLVGTLEYSHGHPILRPDDHRARHRILVLPEGIEGLEAGARVVTELFWPENTGEDEVFGQVTRVLGAEDDPETETEAVIVKFGLRGDFPDEVTEQAGAIATEIPAEALQGRLDLRDYNIFTVDGRDAKDFDDAIHIQPTPEGTFVVGVHIADVSHYVQEGTPLDEEAYARATSVYLPGRVLPMLPEHLSNGVCSLVPNQDRLTLTALIELSAEGEILDVKIAPSVINSKARLTYDEVQAYSEATATLPDAARNLEGDLHLLLKITTKLRQRRLREGSLDFKLREVKVDVGKDGRMELIPIREETARGMIEDLMLLANKVVAHFLIQREIPALFRIHEEPTLQRFQDVTAAIGRLGFAFPGGEPTPQAYQAVLKEVRGTNRESVVNTLLLRSMQQAKYAGENLGHFGLAFDEYLHFTSPIRRYPDLLVHRVIKGILSGELKAGNREVAQLQGRLPGMGDHTSERERTASEAERDLTKYYQAKWAQEHLGESFPGNVSGVVASGLYVALDNGVEGKLHISNLDDDYYVYIEDAQMLRGRSRGKSYRLGDSIHVTISSVKPLARQTDFTLADPTDPDYVPGSYTEETDMDSPVKPRARRRDDREQEKREKLQSVPVSEPRKFTLDDPAPAASSSADASPRQGGRGRGGQGQGRGQQGQGRTFGGVRMDGPDGGSNAGGNGGGGNSGGGPAPRRGTRRVVTLERPRNEHLRPVNITVQRMYFGDWTLDNMPAEDGEGGGGGRRDQGRGGRGVQERGSNNRGSAARGERGHTRGGNDRGAASRPNGRPQGQRGGGTPQGQPGPSAPAPAQNAQAGAAQPDQSAQSDDAKRRRRRRGRRGTGSGTE from the coding sequence ATGGCCATGGCCGAACCGGTCCAGACCGAGCCGCCTCAGCCCGAGGTGGCCCCCCATACGGCCAGAAAACCCAGAAAGGCTGCGAACCAGACCCAGGCCCTCGCAGCAGCGGTGGAACCGGTGCCCGCCGAGGTTGAGGTGGCGCCCGCTCCCGCCCCGCTGCCGACAAAAATGAAGCGGACGCGCAAGGCCCCAGCCGCCGAAACTGCGCCTGTCGCGCAGCCCGAGCCTGAGCTTCCCGAGCCCGAGCCTGAAGTGCCTGCGGCGCCCAAACGCCGGGGCCGCAAGCCCGCCGCGCAGGCCCAGGCCCAGCCGGTCACCGCACCGGCCGCCGAAGCTCCTGTTGTGGAGACGCCGGTGGTCGAGGCCGGAGCCGGACAGGCAGCCCCCGATACGGAGGCTCCCAAGGCCCGCCGGGGCCGCAAGCCCAGGAAGACCGGGGCCGAGCCTGTTGAACCTGAGACGGCGCCCGTTGACATTGGAGCGGCTCCGCCCGAACCCGCCCAGCCCGAACAGCTTCAGGCCGAGGCCGACGGGCCGCTGATCCTGGAGGTGCCCAGAAAGACGCGGGGCCGCCGCAAGGCGCAGCCCGACTCTCCCCTGCCGGAAATTCTGAGCGGCGTGGAGGCCGTGAATCCGGCGGCCACTGCCGCCACGCAGGTGGTGGCCGCGCCCGAGGCGGTTCCGGCGGTGGACTCGGTGCTGGCCGTGCAGGAAGCGGCCGCAGCGCAGCCCGAGCCGAAGCCGCGCGGACGCGGCGGCCGGGGCAAACGCGCCCAGAGTCAGGAGCCTGCAGCCCCGTCCGCGCCAGACCAGACCACCCCCGCCCAGGACGCCCCCACCGGGGCGCAGGCGGAAGCGGCGGCCGAAACAGCGGACGCGCAGGAACTACAGGACGCCCAGCCCAGCAGCCCCGAGCGCGATCTGGTGGTCACGCAGCTGCGCAAGCTGGGCCGGCCCGTGCACGTGCGCGACCTGGAGCGCACCTTCACCCGGCAGGCCATCAACCGTATTGGCGGCTGGCGCGAGCTGGAAGAGCTACTGGACGCGCTGGTGGAAGAGGGTCAGGTGATCCGCACCCGCAAGAAGACCTACGGGCTGCCCGAGGCCATGAGTCTGGTGCGCGGACGCTTCCAGGCGTCGGCGGCGGGCTTCGGCTTCGTGGTCCCCGACAGCGGCGGCGACGACTTCTACATTGCTGCCGAGCAGACGATGGAGGCCTGGAACGGCGACATCGTGCTGGTCCGCATGGAAGGCCGGGGCGACACTGGCCGCAGCGAAAACGGACGTGGAAGTGGCGGTCCAAGGCGCGGCCAGAAGGGCGACGGCAGCCCGCGCGCCAGCGTGGTCCGCATCGTGCAGCGCGCGTACAGGCAGCTGGTCGGCACGCTGGAATACAGCCACGGCCACCCGATCCTGCGGCCCGACGATCACCGCGCCCGCCACCGCATCCTGGTGCTGCCCGAGGGCATCGAGGGCCTGGAAGCCGGCGCGCGGGTGGTGACCGAGCTGTTCTGGCCCGAGAACACCGGCGAGGACGAGGTCTTCGGTCAGGTCACGCGCGTGCTGGGGGCCGAGGACGATCCCGAGACCGAGACCGAGGCGGTGATCGTCAAGTTCGGGCTGCGCGGCGACTTCCCCGACGAGGTCACCGAGCAGGCCGGGGCCATCGCCACCGAGATTCCGGCCGAAGCCCTGCAGGGCCGCCTGGATCTGCGCGACTACAACATCTTCACGGTCGATGGGCGCGACGCCAAGGATTTCGACGACGCCATTCACATTCAGCCCACGCCGGAAGGCACCTTCGTGGTGGGCGTACACATCGCCGACGTCAGCCATTACGTGCAGGAGGGGACCCCGCTGGACGAGGAAGCCTACGCCCGCGCCACCAGCGTGTATCTGCCGGGCCGCGTGCTGCCCATGCTGCCCGAGCACCTCAGCAACGGCGTGTGCAGCCTGGTGCCGAACCAGGACCGTCTGACCCTGACCGCGCTCATAGAGCTGTCTGCCGAGGGCGAGATTCTGGACGTCAAGATCGCGCCCAGCGTCATCAACTCCAAGGCGCGGTTGACCTACGACGAGGTGCAGGCCTACAGCGAGGCCACCGCCACGCTGCCGGACGCGGCCCGCAACCTCGAAGGCGACCTGCACCTGCTGCTCAAGATCACCACCAAGCTGCGCCAGCGGCGGCTGCGCGAAGGATCGCTGGACTTCAAGCTGCGCGAGGTCAAGGTGGACGTGGGCAAGGACGGGCGCATGGAACTGATCCCGATCCGCGAGGAAACCGCGCGCGGCATGATCGAGGATCTGATGCTGCTGGCCAACAAGGTGGTGGCCCACTTCCTGATCCAGCGCGAGATCCCGGCGCTGTTCCGCATCCACGAGGAACCCACGCTGCAGCGCTTTCAGGACGTGACGGCGGCCATCGGGCGGCTGGGCTTCGCCTTCCCCGGCGGCGAGCCAACCCCGCAGGCGTACCAGGCGGTTCTCAAGGAAGTGCGCGGCACCAACCGCGAGAGCGTGGTCAACACGCTGCTGCTGCGGTCCATGCAGCAGGCCAAGTACGCGGGCGAGAACCTGGGCCACTTCGGGCTGGCCTTCGACGAGTACCTGCACTTCACCTCGCCGATCCGCCGCTACCCGGACCTGCTGGTCCACCGCGTCATCAAGGGCATCCTGAGCGGCGAGCTGAAGGCGGGCAACCGCGAGGTGGCGCAGCTGCAGGGCCGCCTGCCGGGCATGGGCGACCACACCAGCGAGCGCGAGCGCACGGCGTCCGAGGCCGAGCGTGACCTGACCAAGTACTACCAGGCCAAGTGGGCGCAGGAACACCTGGGCGAGTCCTTCCCCGGCAACGTGTCGGGCGTGGTGGCCAGCGGCCTGTACGTGGCGCTTGACAACGGCGTGGAAGGCAAGCTGCACATCAGCAACCTGGACGACGATTACTACGTCTATATCGAGGACGCGCAGATGCTGCGGGGCCGCAGCCGGGGCAAGAGCTACCGCCTGGGCGACAGCATCCACGTCACCATCAGCAGCGTTAAACCGCTGGCCCGCCAGACCGATTTCACGCTGGCCGATCCCACCGACCCGGACTACGTGCCGGGCAGCTATACCGAGGAGACCGACATGGATTCACCCGTCAAACCCCGCGCCCGCCGCCGCGACGACCGCGAGCAGGAAAAGCGCGAGAAGCTGCAGAGCGTTCCCGTCAGTGAGCCACGCAAGTTCACCCTGGATGATCCGGCCCCCGCCGCCTCGTCGTCGGCCGATGCCTCGCCCCGCCAGGGAGGCCGTGGGCGTGGAGGCCAGGGGCAGGGCCGCGGTCAGCAGGGGCAGGGCCGCACCTTCGGCGGGGTCCGCATGGACGGCCCGGACGGCGGCAGCAACGCGGGCGGCAATGGCGGCGGGGGCAACAGCGGCGGCGGCCCCGCCCCCCGGCGCGGCACGCGGCGCGTGGTCACGCTGGAGCGCCCCCGCAACGAGCACCTGCGTCCGGTGAACATCACCGTGCAGCGCATGTACTTCGGCGACTGGACCCTGGACAACATGCCTGCCGAGGACGGCGAGGGGGGCGGCGGCGGACGCCGGGACCAGGGCCGGGGCGGACGCGGCGTACAGGAGCGCGGCAGCAACAACCGTGGCTCCGCCGCACGCGGCGAGCGTGGCCACACCCGCGGCGGCAACGACCGCGGCGCAGCCTCGCGCCCGAACGGACGCCCGCAGGGCCAGCGCGGCGGCGGCACCCCCCAGGGCCAGCCGGGACCGTCCGCCCCGGCCCCCGCCCAGAACGCTCAGGCGGGCGCGGCGCAACCGGACCAGTCGGCCCAGAGTGACGACGCCAAGCGCCGCCGCCGCCGCCGTGGCCGCCGGGGCACCGGAAGCGGCACCGAGTAA